The Bernardetia litoralis DSM 6794 genome includes a window with the following:
- a CDS encoding AAA family ATPase: MQTTQTNALEKLNSVLSFIKNSFVGKDEVIDLLGIALIARENAFLLGAPGTAKSAIIRMLSSSVKDGQNFEYLLTRFTEPNELFGAFDIRKLKEGELITNTTGMLPEASVVFLDEIFNANSAILNSLLMALNERIFRRGQETKKLPALMFVGASNQLPEDEALGALLDRFLVRVKCENVNPNSLEAVLMAGRKLEKGSSNNEQPIILPKEITELQNISKQVDLSEVLKTYLDLIHSLRNTGVKVSDRRAVKIQNLVAASAVMCGREKAILSDLWVLKYIWDNEEQVEILQGIIDAVIEKDLDRQNETGQSFENHPQALSDKTPNAEELIKEILNLQKEWENENQTYEKKNLIKDKLRYLQNRSNWIKNTQHKTHIQEEIEKLWQKILVAHSLE, from the coding sequence ATGCAAACCACACAAACAAACGCTTTAGAAAAACTAAACTCTGTACTTTCTTTCATCAAAAATTCCTTTGTAGGAAAAGATGAAGTCATTGATTTATTAGGAATTGCGCTGATTGCTAGAGAAAATGCTTTTCTTTTGGGCGCACCAGGGACAGCAAAAAGTGCAATTATTCGTATGCTTTCCAGCTCAGTAAAAGACGGACAAAATTTTGAATATTTGCTTACTCGTTTTACTGAACCAAACGAGCTTTTTGGAGCTTTTGACATTCGAAAACTTAAAGAAGGTGAACTAATAACCAACACAACAGGAATGCTTCCAGAGGCTTCTGTCGTATTTTTAGATGAGATTTTTAATGCAAATAGTGCTATTTTGAATAGTCTTTTGATGGCATTGAATGAACGAATTTTTAGGCGTGGACAAGAAACTAAAAAACTTCCTGCTCTTATGTTTGTCGGTGCAAGTAATCAACTTCCAGAAGATGAGGCGTTAGGCGCACTTTTAGACCGTTTTTTGGTGCGTGTAAAATGTGAAAATGTAAATCCTAATAGTTTGGAAGCTGTTTTGATGGCTGGTAGAAAATTAGAAAAAGGAAGTTCTAATAACGAACAACCGATTATTTTACCAAAAGAAATAACAGAACTTCAAAATATTTCTAAGCAAGTTGATTTATCAGAAGTTTTGAAAACTTATTTGGATTTGATTCATAGTTTGAGAAATACAGGTGTAAAAGTTTCGGATAGAAGAGCCGTGAAAATTCAGAATTTGGTAGCTGCAAGTGCTGTTATGTGTGGACGTGAAAAGGCGATTTTGTCAGATTTATGGGTCTTGAAATATATTTGGGACAACGAAGAACAAGTAGAAATTTTACAAGGAATTATTGATGCTGTTATCGAAAAAGACCTTGATAGGCAAAATGAAACAGGACAAAGTTTTGAAAATCATCCTCAAGCACTTTCTGATAAAACACCAAATGCAGAAGAATTAATCAAAGAAATTTTGAATTTGCAAAAAGAATGGGAAAACGAAAATCAAACTTATGAAAAAAAGAATTTGATAAAAGATAAGTTGCGTTATCTCCAAAACCGTTCGAATTGGATAAAAAATACACAACATAAAACGCATATTCAAGAAGAAATTGAAAAACTGTGGCAGAAAATTCTTGTAGCTCACTCTTTAGAGTGA
- a CDS encoding ribosomal protein L7/L12, translating into MEEEKLKYYFNNYEHYFWQWEENGEVATIPNGQTIAYREYLIEILEALAPQGLPSFGGILLALIATNPSFSENDIFLIANSLQKNSTKNQIENWGKELDRVFDFMKLLSSFPNHYKTGTKRILVLQAIFENPHNAISAKKSKQLVNFLKNKKVNISKDAFSLRSFELDFKVVVLIAEKFPTKESILEKIASLPKLKKEDLEIDEENKQNFNQNKELDLVEELTKDKDTFVIGSLIKSLFAGLNIPFHNTQPSQQPLGGVSDLTNKGSYDRLLISEYANDDLIFLSRLANNEALFLNREVPPHQNDSERIFLIDISLKNWGTPKILAFAVAIAISSHPKSDSICHFYLIDEYRYRKIELDTVHNVIESLLFFGTGLTARKGLELFFEENTKKLDLSNKEIFYLSSTEAIQEKLIQSTLEDYKKYISYWIHTDLESENQKNTGKITVYKKKQNSKSYIQTLNLNLDKLWTNPPKKNKKSKDKNQKELYSLLLKDAGTRKLEVLKLLKDETQTSLKEAKDKIDNLPQTIKENLSLEDGKKLKAKFEELGATVQLVLQEEKNEEFDCPILFPEATNPKVKKYFSDTEFYLITAQKSLMRLTLKEKHQGYSVKKGWQRLYQNLDYRDGLTSITTNTEYEKMLFWLNIDKREVNIMNLKTKVKKQSVFVDWKWSNRRNILPYMHNFVYFLDDKNSYIFDWTGKEEDEVKIFNRKTHLEKPLKFYDDYVKNLAKIPKSSHRNVVLKNVKRVFINSENELVISKHKLILNSGQILKLEIADKKLEKKLIAEAESKNEFIFEDGSSIFIDRDGMIILKSSNTEIPTIYVPACLDCVLGVGTDEYFAGVDYFLPLDTNLEKIENQLFYVKFIQKFIQTIIEKS; encoded by the coding sequence ATGGAAGAAGAAAAATTAAAATATTACTTTAATAATTACGAGCATTATTTTTGGCAATGGGAAGAAAATGGCGAAGTAGCCACAATTCCTAATGGTCAAACGATTGCGTATAGAGAATATTTAATTGAAATTTTGGAAGCTCTAGCACCACAGGGTTTGCCTTCATTTGGTGGGATTTTACTTGCCTTGATTGCTACAAACCCTAGTTTTTCAGAAAATGATATTTTTTTGATAGCAAATAGCCTTCAGAAAAATTCTACTAAAAATCAAATTGAAAATTGGGGAAAAGAGTTGGATAGAGTTTTTGATTTTATGAAACTTCTAAGTTCCTTTCCAAATCATTATAAGACTGGAACAAAGCGTATTTTGGTATTACAAGCAATTTTTGAAAATCCACATAATGCTATTTCGGCTAAAAAATCAAAACAATTAGTAAACTTTTTAAAGAATAAAAAAGTAAATATAAGTAAAGATGCTTTTAGTTTACGTTCATTTGAATTAGATTTTAAGGTAGTTGTTTTAATTGCTGAAAAATTTCCAACAAAAGAATCTATCTTAGAAAAAATAGCTTCTTTGCCAAAATTAAAGAAAGAAGATTTAGAAATTGATGAAGAAAATAAACAAAACTTTAATCAAAATAAAGAACTTGATTTAGTAGAAGAACTTACAAAAGACAAAGATACTTTTGTGATTGGTTCGCTTATAAAATCACTTTTTGCAGGTCTAAATATTCCGTTTCATAACACACAACCGAGTCAGCAGCCATTAGGGGGAGTTTCTGATTTGACAAATAAAGGTTCTTACGATAGACTTTTGATTTCAGAATATGCCAATGATGATTTGATTTTTCTTTCCCGTTTGGCTAATAATGAAGCTCTTTTTTTGAATAGAGAAGTTCCACCCCATCAAAATGATTCGGAACGTATTTTTCTGATTGATATTTCGCTTAAAAATTGGGGAACTCCCAAAATTCTCGCTTTTGCTGTTGCGATTGCCATTTCTTCACACCCAAAAAGTGATAGTATCTGTCATTTTTATTTGATTGACGAATATCGTTACAGAAAAATTGAGTTAGATACAGTTCATAATGTGATAGAAAGTTTGCTTTTCTTTGGTACAGGTTTGACAGCTAGAAAAGGTTTAGAGCTTTTTTTTGAAGAGAATACAAAGAAATTAGATTTATCAAATAAAGAAATATTTTATCTTTCTTCTACCGAAGCCATTCAAGAAAAATTAATACAATCTACTTTAGAAGATTATAAAAAATATATTTCCTATTGGATTCATACCGATTTAGAAAGTGAAAATCAAAAAAACACAGGAAAAATAACTGTTTATAAAAAGAAGCAAAATAGCAAAAGTTATATTCAAACGCTGAATCTTAATTTGGATAAACTTTGGACAAACCCTCCTAAAAAGAATAAAAAATCAAAAGACAAAAATCAAAAAGAACTCTATTCTTTGCTTTTGAAAGATGCAGGAACTAGAAAATTAGAGGTTTTGAAACTTCTTAAAGATGAAACTCAAACGTCACTCAAAGAAGCTAAAGATAAAATTGATAATTTGCCACAAACTATCAAAGAAAATTTGTCTTTGGAAGATGGAAAAAAACTAAAAGCTAAATTTGAAGAACTAGGTGCAACAGTTCAACTTGTTTTACAAGAAGAAAAAAACGAAGAATTTGATTGTCCAATTTTGTTTCCAGAAGCTACAAATCCGAAAGTAAAAAAGTATTTTTCTGATACAGAATTTTATTTGATTACAGCTCAAAAAAGTTTGATGAGATTAACCTTAAAAGAAAAGCATCAAGGTTATTCTGTAAAAAAAGGTTGGCAGAGATTGTATCAAAATTTGGATTATAGAGATGGATTGACTTCTATTACTACAAATACAGAATATGAAAAAATGTTATTTTGGTTAAATATAGATAAACGAGAGGTAAATATTATGAACCTAAAAACTAAAGTAAAGAAGCAAAGTGTTTTTGTAGATTGGAAATGGTCTAATCGTAGAAATATTCTTCCTTATATGCACAATTTTGTTTATTTTTTAGATGATAAAAATTCGTATATCTTTGATTGGACAGGTAAAGAAGAAGATGAGGTTAAAATTTTTAATAGAAAAACTCATTTAGAAAAGCCTTTAAAATTCTATGATGATTATGTTAAAAACCTAGCAAAAATTCCAAAATCATCACACAGAAATGTAGTTCTCAAAAATGTAAAACGAGTTTTTATTAATTCTGAAAATGAATTAGTGATTTCGAAACATAAATTAATTCTTAATTCTGGACAAATTCTCAAATTAGAAATTGCTGATAAAAAACTAGAAAAGAAACTAATTGCAGAAGCTGAATCTAAAAATGAATTTATTTTTGAAGATGGAAGTTCTATTTTTATAGACAGAGATGGAATGATTATTTTGAAAAGTAGTAATACAGAAATTCCGACAATTTATGTTCCTGCCTGTTTGGACTGTGTTTTAGGAGTTGGAACAGATGAATATTTTGCTGGCGTTGATTATTTTTTGCCTCTTGATACTAATTTGGAAAAAATAGAGAATCAATTATTTTATGTTAAATTTATTCAAAAATTTATTCAGACAATTATTGAAAAGTCATAA
- a CDS encoding iron ABC transporter permease, producing MNKQNYPFIFIVLFIVLVCLFLVNLSLGSVHIPLSEIWTIIFQKTASKSSWVTIIWEFRLPKSLTAVIVGMALSVSGLQMQTLFRNPLAGPFVLGISSGASLGVAILMLFVSGLSANHFLNSFLSQNLLWQTSIASTLGAGLVLSMVIIASIRISNNMALLIVGLMFGSATGAIVSILQYFSEAEAIKSYLLWTFGSLSQVTWDKLPFLFCLNFVGFFIVWIMHKPLDALLLGERYAQSMGLSLQKTRLGIIFTTSILAGSITAFCGPIGFIGLAVPHLTKILIKTARHKILIPAVALAGAILLLICDSISQLPMSSSVLPINAVTSLIGAPVVIWVILKKRSL from the coding sequence TTGAATAAACAAAATTACCCTTTTATTTTTATTGTACTTTTTATAGTCTTGGTTTGTCTATTTTTAGTAAATCTGTCTTTGGGTTCTGTTCATATTCCTCTTTCTGAAATTTGGACAATTATTTTTCAAAAAACAGCCTCAAAATCTTCTTGGGTGACTATTATTTGGGAGTTTCGTTTACCAAAATCTCTAACTGCTGTTATTGTTGGAATGGCTCTTTCTGTAAGTGGTTTGCAAATGCAGACACTTTTTAGAAATCCTTTAGCAGGTCCTTTTGTACTAGGGATTAGTTCTGGGGCGAGTTTGGGAGTTGCTATTTTGATGCTTTTTGTTTCTGGATTATCTGCAAATCATTTCTTAAATAGCTTTTTATCTCAAAACTTGCTTTGGCAAACTAGTATTGCTTCTACTTTGGGAGCTGGGCTTGTTTTGTCTATGGTTATTATTGCTTCCATCCGAATTTCAAATAATATGGCTTTATTGATTGTAGGTTTAATGTTTGGAAGTGCCACAGGTGCAATAGTTAGTATTTTGCAGTATTTTAGTGAAGCTGAAGCCATAAAATCATATTTACTTTGGACTTTTGGTAGTCTTTCTCAAGTTACTTGGGACAAATTACCTTTTCTTTTTTGTCTTAATTTTGTAGGATTTTTTATAGTTTGGATAATGCATAAACCTTTAGATGCACTTCTTTTGGGAGAACGTTATGCTCAAAGTATGGGATTGAGTTTACAAAAAACTCGTTTAGGAATTATTTTTACAACAAGTATTTTGGCAGGAAGTATTACAGCTTTTTGTGGACCTATTGGATTTATTGGTTTGGCTGTTCCTCATCTAACCAAAATTTTGATAAAAACGGCTCGTCATAAAATTCTTATTCCTGCTGTGGCTTTAGCTGGGGCAATTTTACTTCTTATCTGTGATAGTATTTCTCAACTTCCCATGTCATCAAGTGTATTGCCTATAAATGCTGTAACTTCATTAATTGGTGCGCCTGTTGTGATTTGGGTAATTTTGAAGAAAAGAAGCCTTTAA
- the pyrE gene encoding orotate phosphoribosyltransferase, producing MKETTPQESKTENYSSVAHQIASMLLEIEAVKLRPHEPFQWASGWNSPIYCDNRLTLSYPKVRTFITNALVEMIKKSFPDVTAIAGVATAGIPQAALVAHEMGLPMLYVRAKPKEHGTQSQIEGKLNPNDKIVLIEDLISTGQSSLAAVHVLQSTRANVIGMAAIFTYGFDRATRNFSQAAIDLKTLSDYSTLVEQAISQNYLEEEDQAILIKWRDKPESWMPKKK from the coding sequence ATGAAAGAAACTACTCCCCAAGAATCAAAAACAGAAAACTATTCTTCTGTTGCGCATCAAATTGCTTCAATGCTTTTAGAAATTGAAGCTGTAAAATTACGCCCTCATGAGCCTTTTCAATGGGCTTCTGGTTGGAATTCTCCTATTTATTGTGATAATCGTCTGACTCTTTCTTACCCAAAAGTAAGAACTTTTATTACAAATGCTTTAGTAGAAATGATAAAAAAATCATTCCCTGATGTTACAGCGATTGCAGGTGTAGCAACGGCAGGAATCCCACAAGCTGCCTTAGTAGCACACGAAATGGGATTGCCGATGCTTTATGTGCGTGCAAAACCAAAAGAACACGGAACTCAAAGTCAGATTGAAGGAAAATTAAATCCTAATGATAAAATTGTTTTGATTGAAGATTTGATTTCAACAGGACAAAGCTCCCTTGCAGCCGTTCATGTTTTGCAATCTACACGAGCGAATGTAATCGGAATGGCAGCTATTTTTACGTATGGTTTTGATCGTGCAACTCGTAATTTTTCACAAGCTGCAATAGACTTAAAAACTCTTAGTGATTATTCTACATTAGTTGAACAGGCTATTTCTCAAAATTATTTGGAAGAAGAAGACCAAGCAATTTTGATAAAATGGAGAGATAAACCTGAAAGCTGGATGCCAAAAAAGAAATAA
- a CDS encoding REP-associated tyrosine transposase: MQQRNLPHIYPEGATFFINFCLHNVIPQKIADKIKNEYDVSINEVVQKKLSKNEQEDSLYKLRKKYFATYDKTLELYAKEDDYLKNPKVVKIIMDRMKEYDGKKYDLLSYCVMSNHVHLLFCTADYEKIDMSHIMKLIKGGSAHSINQVLKRKGIFWQKESYDHYVRNDKEFKNIIYYILENPVRVGVVEKWDSYPFTYLKSDEID, translated from the coding sequence ATGCAACAGCGAAATCTACCTCATATTTATCCAGAAGGAGCTACTTTTTTCATTAATTTCTGCTTACACAATGTTATTCCACAAAAAATAGCTGATAAAATTAAAAATGAATATGATGTATCGATAAATGAAGTTGTGCAGAAGAAGTTATCTAAAAATGAGCAAGAAGATTCGCTTTATAAATTAAGAAAAAAATACTTTGCTACCTATGATAAAACGTTAGAATTGTATGCAAAAGAAGATGATTACTTGAAAAATCCCAAAGTAGTAAAAATTATAATGGATAGAATGAAAGAATATGACGGCAAAAAATATGATTTACTTTCCTATTGTGTAATGTCAAATCATGTTCATCTATTATTTTGTACAGCAGATTATGAAAAAATTGATATGAGTCATATTATGAAACTTATAAAAGGAGGTTCTGCTCATAGTATCAACCAAGTTTTAAAGCGAAAAGGGATATTTTGGCAAAAAGAAAGTTATGACCACTATGTTCGAAATGATAAAGAATTTAAAAACATAATTTATTATATTTTAGAAAATCCTGTACGAGTGGGAGTTGTGGAAAAATGGGATAGCTATCCTTTTACTTATTTAAAAAGTGATGAAATAGACTGA